A single genomic interval of Hafnia alvei harbors:
- the sctE gene encoding type III secretion system translocon subunit SctE, translating into MSGSIQIDGVPDVKTELSGTLPKIAVQTASTSSGALGHRLSAKHGFDEEHDGLKGEQYVSQQQAENALQRLIGAGTAGARNPTIRDVLEMDPMVLSMMMTQLVLSNSGNTASSICKQLERATELQAELRNKQVAEYQEQINKAVEQADQARKAGIMSAVFDWIIGGVEAVIGVLKIVEGFVTADPLAMADGAAYFSAGIAGMVKAGAETAMALGADKETCGEIIKVAGIVQNTCEGVALALDVMQIGRGIGAARAVTKSVGEVLEKEMGTQLIEAVAKGAEDELKVLAEKVGQEVGRMLSQDFGMAVEREMVEIGDMAIEAVAHSAESELNMVARMGKSFTRAGVETLVKTAVETAGKELLHKGEEIVAEKLRDAILQKLRRSIVSTIIRDSSSKALLATRACVGGANKISMSVVANRTAELQRTIEKLIVQQGFIDFMQSWTEERKKTQQKRLNEAYQDGANAMRIASDTIDNCGTVLANIAGARA; encoded by the coding sequence ATGAGTGGTTCGATACAGATTGACGGTGTTCCCGATGTCAAAACAGAGCTTAGTGGCACTCTGCCTAAAATCGCAGTGCAAACCGCGAGCACTTCCAGCGGTGCATTAGGCCACCGTCTTAGCGCCAAACACGGTTTTGATGAGGAACATGATGGCTTGAAAGGGGAGCAATACGTTAGCCAGCAGCAGGCTGAAAATGCCCTACAGCGGCTAATCGGTGCCGGGACTGCGGGTGCTCGTAACCCCACGATCCGCGATGTGCTGGAGATGGACCCGATGGTGTTGTCGATGATGATGACGCAGCTAGTGCTAAGCAACTCCGGTAATACGGCCAGTTCTATTTGCAAGCAGCTAGAGCGTGCAACCGAGCTTCAGGCCGAGCTCCGAAACAAGCAGGTGGCGGAATATCAGGAACAGATCAACAAGGCGGTTGAGCAGGCCGATCAGGCACGCAAAGCGGGGATCATGAGCGCGGTGTTTGATTGGATCATCGGTGGCGTTGAGGCCGTTATCGGCGTGCTGAAAATAGTGGAGGGCTTTGTCACCGCCGATCCTCTGGCGATGGCAGATGGTGCGGCTTATTTTTCCGCCGGTATTGCTGGAATGGTAAAAGCGGGTGCAGAAACGGCGATGGCGCTCGGGGCAGATAAAGAGACCTGCGGTGAAATCATCAAAGTGGCAGGTATCGTACAAAATACCTGTGAGGGGGTGGCATTAGCATTGGACGTTATGCAGATTGGCCGCGGCATTGGGGCGGCTCGAGCGGTAACCAAGTCCGTTGGAGAGGTGCTTGAAAAGGAAATGGGTACGCAGCTGATAGAGGCGGTTGCCAAAGGTGCTGAAGATGAACTGAAGGTGCTCGCAGAGAAGGTCGGGCAGGAAGTGGGACGAATGCTGAGTCAAGACTTTGGCATGGCAGTTGAGCGCGAGATGGTTGAGATCGGCGATATGGCCATTGAGGCCGTGGCGCATAGCGCAGAGTCCGAATTGAATATGGTTGCGCGTATGGGCAAAAGCTTTACGCGCGCTGGCGTCGAAACGCTGGTGAAAACTGCCGTTGAAACAGCGGGTAAAGAGCTACTCCACAAAGGCGAAGAGATCGTTGCTGAAAAGCTCCGCGACGCGATTTTACAGAAGCTCCGTCGAAGCATTGTTTCCACCATAATCCGCGACAGTAGCAGTAAAGCGTTGCTGGCAACGCGCGCCTGCGTGGGTGGGGCGAATAAAATCTCTATGTCAGTCGTGGCGAATAGAACGGCGGAGCTGCAAAGAACCATTGAAAAGCTGATTGTCCAACAAGGCTTTATTGATTTCATGCAGAGCTGGACCGAAGAGCGTAAGAAAACACAGCAAAAACGATTAAACGAAGCCTATCAAGATGGCGCGAATGCGATGAGAATCGCCTCAGACACGATTGATAACTGTGGCACCGTGCTGGCAAATATTGCCGGAGCGCGGGCCTGA
- the sscA gene encoding CesD/SycD/LcrH family type III secretion system chaperone SscA, producing MTLPMESQETQAMLQFFQRGGALRMLLGTDASPELDVLFRYAKQLADVGEYGAAARLFKVLTIYDGWSFDYWFELGMCCQAEQAWVDAIYAYGRAAQIRVSAAAVPCAAGECYLACGNRPLAAKAFRAALLVCGTEREGEQRDGMEQADIRQRARAGLAKAGDEHEWFDTD from the coding sequence ATGACGTTGCCTATGGAAAGCCAAGAAACGCAGGCAATGCTGCAATTTTTTCAGCGCGGCGGCGCATTGCGCATGTTGCTGGGCACAGATGCCAGCCCCGAACTGGACGTGTTGTTTCGCTATGCCAAGCAACTTGCTGACGTTGGTGAATATGGCGCGGCAGCGCGGCTATTCAAAGTACTGACGATTTACGACGGATGGTCGTTTGATTACTGGTTTGAACTAGGTATGTGCTGTCAGGCCGAGCAGGCTTGGGTTGATGCAATTTATGCCTACGGACGAGCGGCTCAAATACGGGTTTCGGCGGCGGCAGTTCCTTGCGCTGCCGGTGAATGTTATCTCGCCTGCGGTAATCGCCCGCTGGCGGCCAAAGCCTTTCGAGCAGCGTTGTTGGTGTGCGGAACAGAGCGTGAGGGAGAACAGCGTGATGGCATGGAGCAGGCGGACATTCGCCAACGTGCGCGGGCGGGCTTAGCGAAAGCAGGAGATGAGCATGAGTGGTTCGATACAGATTGA